The genomic DNA ATGGCTGCAGCATTGTCGCATCAGATGAAAGTGTTTGAATATTCCCCACGAAAAATAAAACAGAGCTTAACGGGCAACGGAAATGCATCTAAAGAACAAGTAGCAGCCATGATTCAGAAAATATTGCACTTTGAAGATATGCCCAAATATTTAGATGCTACCGATGCGCTTGCTGTTGCTGTTTGTCATTCTTATCAGAATTTGTTGAGCGATAACGAAAAGAAACCACGATCGTGGAAAGATTTTATTCAAAAGAATAAAGATCGATTGGCATGAATTACCAGAAATTATATCCTATATTAAATTTTCCGAATGTTGAATTATTTGTCGAGCAGAGAGACGATAAGTGGTTTATTTATGATGTTATTCGCAAAAAATATATTGTTTTAACACCTGAAGAATGGGTTCGCCAACATTTAATACATTATTTAATAAACTATTTGAATTATCCCGCATCTT from Bacteroidales bacterium includes the following:
- the ruvC gene encoding crossover junction endodeoxyribonuclease RuvC, yielding MANNDKIILGIDPGTLIMGYGLICLQATKTSLITLGVIELRKYPDHFERLQHIFSRVDMLIREFKPQELAIEAPFYGKNVQSMLKLGRAQGIAMAAALSHQMKVFEYSPRKIKQSLTGNGNASKEQVAAMIQKILHFEDMPKYLDATDALAVAVCHSYQNLLSDNEKKPRSWKDFIQKNKDRLA